Genomic segment of Cottoperca gobio chromosome 6, fCotGob3.1, whole genome shotgun sequence:
ataatttaaacaacaCAAGGTGTTTGCCAGTAATATCCtggaaacaaataaattaacatcATGGTTTTAGGAGTCATTCCTCCCAGGAGAGCAAACTTTAAATAGTTTTGACAATTCAAGGGTTCAGTCCTTTGTGTGGAGCTTCTAAAAATCTCTCAGTCTGTCGGTTTAGATCAGTTGTCCCCCCTCTCCCAAGAGCTCAGTCCCGAACAATCCTTCATCTTTGGACCGGATGACCTCGTCTTCCTTTTGGTCcgattattatttttctatggTCCACTTTGACACTGGAAGGAGATAAAAACCATGTCATTAGTTTCGAGATTCTCCCATTGCGCTCAGCTACAATGTTTATTCACATATCATGTCAGCTATATGTCATGGTGTGTCCCTCACCATATTAGGAGTGGTTAACTGCCAGAGTCCCCGCAGCGGCTCAGGGCGCCCTCGCCATGCGCCTCTCCTGCTGTCCGGGCGACGCGCTTTCATTGTCCTGCCGCGTTTTAAAGTCCTGGATGGcctttctgttctggaaatcaATCAGAGCCATGGTGATCACCGCGTTCCAGCAGTTCTCCTCCCCGGAGCACCGGAAATCGATCTCCTTATTGTCTGTGGTTACGATGGTGAAATAGACGAACTTGCCGGTGCGCTCCACGCAGTCCACCTTCTTGATGGACTGCAGCTTGAGCTCCTTGCCCTTGGAGCGCTTCTGCGTGTCGGCGTAAATGTTGAGGCTGTCCGTGGTCAGGACGCACGTCTTCCTCTTCCAAAACTGGAGAAGGCTGTCGCTCCTCTTCTCCAGCTCTCCCTCCTTGAGGACCTGGCTGATCTCCGCCGCTGACATTTTCATTGTTTAGCTATATCGGGCAGGTTTGAGTTTCCCCTACTGTGTTGTCCTAGGAGGAGCCCGAGGAAGGAGCTTCTCCACAAAGTTGTTGGTAATCCAGACTGACGTTGTGAATGAATAAAGTAGTAGAGGACCTTTATAGTCTACTCTGACAAAGCCCTTCCCACTTGACGTCAGATGACTTGGGAATGCATCAACAGTTGCCAGTGGAGTAttcaaggctgtgtgtgtgggcggaAGCTGTGGCGCAGGCGGGGGAGAGGGCAGAGGAAGTCCTAACGTGGACCTAATTACACCGCTACCATGTTAATTACTAATCCACATCCTACTGCAGAGATTATAGTCCAAATATTTGCCCACTCTGCAGTGAGTGATTCAGTCTAATACGGTTAATTACCAGATGTTTCACTGAGTAAGCTGAGCACATGCGTAAAAACCAGTATGGTCCTGTAAACCTTTAATATCAACAATCATTTCAAAGGGATTCTTTTAATTCCCTGTTAAAGTTTATGAACCAGACTTTTTCCATGACAGCCTGGTCATTCATTCCCCATATAAACCTTGAGCCACCCTGCTCTCTAgtgattctttaaaaaaaaaaaagaggtaacACTTCAGTCTAAACTCGTTTCACCTCAGTGGTGTTTTACATAAACTCTGCTATTCCTGTCTGTGGATGTCAAGCTGCTAAAATACACCCAAACAGCCCATGAGCACAGCACAGTTTCTATTCAGTGAGCAGAGGATTCATCggagtgtgtgtcagcagctacaaaaagaaaaaataggtTAGAGTACAAGGTTTAGAAAGCACAGGTAGGTGTGCAGTGCAGTTCCTCAGCAGTTACAGAGACCAACACAGACATAAAACAAGCAGAAAGTGGGTTTTTAATGCACTGTTAAATATGTTAGGATTGTTTAACATCCTGCTGCCTTTAAAAATGGGAGTTAATTGAATTACACTTATTATTTAGACACAAA
This window contains:
- the phlda2 gene encoding pleckstrin homology-like domain family A member 2 — translated: MKMSAAEISQVLKEGELEKRSDSLLQFWKRKTCVLTTDSLNIYADTQKRSKGKELKLQSIKKVDCVERTGKFVYFTIVTTDNKEIDFRCSGEENCWNAVITMALIDFQNRKAIQDFKTRQDNESASPGQQERRMARAP